A portion of the Lysinibacillus timonensis genome contains these proteins:
- a CDS encoding MmgE/PrpD family protein produces MTYSEQFANYIVNLRFEDIPKDVVHFTKLCIVDYYASLLKGYEAAPAQMMNDVATVLGGEPQATAVSGLKTNITNVAFINGGASHVIELDDIHKASIVHAATAIMPAAIAVAEWKDVSGEQLIEAIIAGYEVAFRVGETVTPSHYYYFHNTATCGTFGATAAVAKLLNLTEEQIVDALGSAGTQAAGLWEFIEDGAMSKQLHPGKAALNGIISCLLAERGFTGAREIFEGRRGFFNAMSEQYDVTKMTQQLGEQFKIMENSFKVHASCRHTHAAMDLALQLHVIGVQKGFDQISKIEVGAYKVALDITNDSNPQSIYAAKFSMQFCVALALLKGKGGLNEFNHETLQDQPIRDVMKKLEVYVDKEIDEKYPNEWGAKLHVIWADGSTSKLVSAYPKGDPENPITEEDFVQKFHDLVPLEQQQKEDIVDKLLSLEKIAVKELIESIHPKVLNSLN; encoded by the coding sequence ATGACTTATAGTGAGCAGTTTGCCAATTATATTGTAAACCTTCGTTTTGAGGATATTCCGAAAGACGTCGTCCATTTTACAAAGCTTTGTATAGTAGATTATTATGCGTCTTTGTTAAAGGGATATGAAGCAGCTCCAGCACAAATGATGAATGATGTAGCAACGGTTCTTGGTGGAGAGCCACAAGCAACAGCTGTCTCTGGTTTAAAGACGAACATAACAAATGTAGCATTCATAAATGGTGGTGCAAGTCATGTCATTGAACTTGATGATATTCATAAAGCCTCTATTGTTCACGCTGCAACTGCTATTATGCCCGCTGCTATTGCAGTTGCTGAATGGAAAGATGTGAGTGGTGAACAGTTAATTGAAGCAATCATCGCCGGCTATGAGGTGGCTTTCCGTGTTGGAGAAACAGTTACACCTTCCCACTATTATTACTTCCATAACACAGCGACTTGTGGAACTTTTGGAGCAACTGCGGCAGTTGCAAAACTGTTAAATTTAACAGAAGAGCAAATTGTTGATGCACTTGGTTCTGCGGGAACACAAGCTGCTGGACTGTGGGAGTTTATTGAAGATGGTGCAATGAGTAAGCAACTGCATCCAGGAAAAGCCGCCTTGAATGGTATTATCAGCTGTTTACTTGCCGAAAGAGGATTTACAGGTGCTAGAGAAATCTTTGAAGGTCGCAGAGGCTTCTTTAATGCAATGAGTGAGCAATATGATGTGACGAAAATGACTCAACAGCTCGGCGAACAGTTTAAAATCATGGAAAATTCATTTAAAGTTCATGCTTCATGCAGACATACTCATGCTGCAATGGATTTAGCGTTGCAACTTCACGTTATTGGCGTTCAAAAAGGTTTTGACCAAATTAGTAAGATTGAAGTTGGCGCATATAAAGTAGCGCTGGATATTACAAATGATTCAAATCCACAGTCCATTTACGCAGCAAAGTTTAGTATGCAATTTTGTGTAGCACTTGCACTTTTAAAAGGTAAAGGTGGATTGAATGAATTTAATCATGAAACACTTCAAGACCAACCGATTCGCGATGTAATGAAGAAACTAGAAGTATATGTAGATAAAGAAATCGATGAAAAGTACCCAAATGAATGGGGTGCAAAACTTCATGTGATTTGGGCGGATGGTTCAACTTCAAAATTAGTAAGTGCGTATCCGAAGGGAGATCCGGAAAACCCGATTACAGAAGAAGACTTTGTTCAAAAGTTCCATGATCTTGTTCCACTTGAACAACAGCAAAAAGAAGATATAGTAGATAAACTTCTTTCCTTAGAAAAAATAGCTGTCAAGGAGTTAATTGAAAGTATTCACCCAAAAGTTTTAAACAGCTTAAATTAA
- a CDS encoding transporter substrate-binding domain-containing protein: protein MTLKTVGKHFAFGFAAVSILAACGNNESASVTEQLDETTQETQEVKRVKVAFAQSAKPITYVDENGNPAGYDVEAMKLVDDALAEYEFEFVPTTDEDLFIGVEQGKYQVGVKNAFFTEERTESFLFPQEFIGLSSAGLVLKAENANIKNLSDFATAEMTLAPIAASSAQYTLVAEYNEANPFNKVELEAGEEFNLDVVQWVNEGRVDGAITIEALYTAQVLDENGPYYEFKDNLVYNEFAVIKTWPLFNKEQTEFAAAYDEAIKEIRESGALSELMETYYGKDLYPLLEQTN, encoded by the coding sequence ATGACATTAAAAACAGTAGGAAAACATTTTGCATTTGGGTTCGCCGCAGTGTCCATCTTAGCAGCATGTGGCAATAACGAAAGTGCATCTGTAACAGAACAACTAGATGAAACAACACAAGAAACTCAGGAAGTAAAAAGAGTAAAAGTAGCATTTGCGCAAAGTGCAAAGCCTATTACATATGTTGATGAAAATGGAAATCCAGCTGGTTATGATGTAGAAGCGATGAAGTTGGTTGACGATGCACTAGCGGAATATGAATTTGAATTCGTTCCAACAACCGATGAAGATTTATTTATTGGTGTAGAACAAGGGAAGTACCAAGTAGGTGTAAAAAATGCATTTTTCACTGAAGAACGTACGGAAAGCTTTTTATTCCCACAAGAATTTATCGGGTTAAGTAGCGCTGGTTTAGTATTAAAAGCGGAAAATGCAAATATTAAAAACTTAAGTGATTTTGCTACAGCGGAAATGACTCTAGCGCCGATTGCTGCAAGTAGCGCTCAATATACACTTGTTGCGGAGTACAACGAGGCAAATCCATTCAATAAAGTAGAACTTGAAGCAGGAGAAGAATTTAATTTAGATGTAGTGCAGTGGGTGAACGAAGGTCGCGTCGATGGTGCAATAACAATTGAAGCTCTTTATACTGCACAAGTGTTAGATGAAAATGGTCCATATTATGAATTTAAAGATAATCTTGTTTATAATGAATTCGCAGTGATAAAAACATGGCCACTTTTTAACAAAGAACAAACAGAATTTGCAGCAGCTTATGATGAGGCAATCAAAGAAATCCGTGAATCGGGCGCTTTAAGTGAGCTAATGGAAACATATTATGGAAAAGATTTATACCCTTTATTAGAACAAACAAATTAA
- a CDS encoding cysteine hydrolase family protein — MAKEALIIVDMSNDFVADEGSLTAGKPAQEIVPYIIEQANEFLNRDQVVVVAMDAHQENDPHFDLWPAHNVVGTKGQELYGDLMTWFKENEANQNVIMQPKENYNAFFKTGLAEKLREKDVEKVHVVGVCTDICNYLTIAGADALGFKTAIHKRGSATFTDLGETFINQMKTCFFTEIVE; from the coding sequence ATGGCGAAGGAAGCATTAATTATTGTTGATATGAGTAATGACTTTGTTGCGGATGAGGGAAGTTTAACTGCAGGAAAACCAGCACAAGAAATAGTTCCTTATATAATTGAGCAAGCGAATGAATTTCTAAACCGTGATCAAGTGGTAGTTGTAGCAATGGATGCACATCAAGAAAATGACCCACATTTCGATTTATGGCCAGCACATAATGTGGTTGGAACTAAAGGTCAAGAATTGTATGGAGATTTGATGACTTGGTTTAAAGAAAATGAAGCAAACCAAAATGTGATCATGCAACCAAAAGAAAATTATAATGCATTCTTTAAGACTGGTTTGGCTGAGAAGTTGCGTGAAAAGGATGTAGAAAAAGTCCATGTCGTTGGAGTATGCACAGACATTTGTAATTACTTAACTATTGCGGGCGCGGATGCTTTAGGCTTTAAAACAGCTATTCATAAGCGAGGATCGGCTACATTCACCGATTTAGGGGAAACATTCATCAATCAAATGAAGACGTGTTTCTTTACTGAAATTGTGGAGTAG
- a CDS encoding UV damage repair protein UvrX, whose protein sequence is MYDNAPNRPIICIDMRCFYASCMAMLENLDPMEVPIAVVGNFQQKGSVVLAASPPMKKRFGIKTGSRLYEIPKHPDIKLFEPKMELFVRISMEITNLINQFVPKEAIHVYSVDESFVDLSGTEKLWGPPEETAKFIQDSIYRQFQIPSAVGMGPNMLMAKLALDLDAKKTGFAKWTYEDVPKKLWPIAPLSEMWGIGRRTERTLNNMGIFKVGDLAQADLQMLEKRFGVMGNQLYYHAWGIDLSPLGAPLVQGQISLGKGQMLMRDYRNRNEILTVILEMCEDIARRAREAYQVGRTINFGMTYSKDAFGGGFHRARTIDEPTNDTMEIYKVCEELLDEFYSERPVRHIDISLTKLESERSMQLSLFDAMKWRKRKLGATMDRLRSKHGSTAVLRAVSFTEAGTAIKRAQLLGGHKK, encoded by the coding sequence ATATATGACAATGCCCCGAACCGGCCGATTATTTGTATCGATATGCGATGCTTTTATGCGAGCTGTATGGCGATGCTTGAAAATCTTGATCCGATGGAAGTGCCGATTGCTGTTGTGGGGAACTTTCAGCAAAAGGGAAGTGTTGTACTCGCGGCATCACCGCCAATGAAAAAACGTTTTGGCATTAAAACGGGTTCGCGTTTATATGAAATTCCCAAACATCCAGATATCAAATTATTTGAGCCGAAAATGGAACTTTTCGTTCGAATCTCAATGGAAATAACGAATTTAATTAATCAGTTTGTACCGAAAGAAGCGATTCATGTATATAGCGTTGATGAAAGCTTTGTTGATTTATCTGGCACAGAAAAGCTTTGGGGACCACCAGAAGAAACAGCAAAATTTATTCAAGATAGCATTTACCGTCAATTTCAAATTCCAAGTGCTGTAGGAATGGGGCCAAATATGCTGATGGCAAAGCTAGCGCTTGATTTAGATGCAAAGAAAACGGGTTTTGCAAAATGGACGTATGAGGATGTTCCAAAAAAACTATGGCCTATTGCGCCTTTATCAGAAATGTGGGGAATTGGTAGACGGACAGAACGTACGTTAAATAACATGGGTATTTTTAAAGTGGGTGACTTAGCTCAAGCAGATTTGCAAATGCTTGAAAAGCGATTCGGGGTTATGGGAAACCAGCTATATTATCATGCATGGGGGATTGATTTATCTCCCCTTGGTGCGCCGCTAGTGCAGGGGCAAATCAGTTTAGGAAAAGGGCAAATGCTCATGCGGGATTACCGTAATCGAAATGAAATTCTTACCGTTATTTTAGAAATGTGTGAAGATATTGCAAGAAGAGCGAGGGAGGCTTACCAAGTAGGCAGAACGATTAACTTTGGTATGACTTACAGTAAAGATGCATTTGGTGGTGGATTCCATCGTGCGCGGACAATCGATGAGCCGACGAATGATACAATGGAAATTTATAAAGTTTGTGAAGAACTGTTAGATGAATTTTACTCAGAGCGGCCTGTAAGACATATCGATATTAGTCTCACAAAGCTAGAGTCCGAGCGTTCTATGCAGCTTAGTTTATTTGATGCAATGAAGTGGAGAAAAAGGAAGCTAGGGGCAACTATGGATAGGTTACGCTCAAAGCATGGTTCAACGGCAGTGTTACGAGCGGTTTCATTTACAGAAGCGGGAACTGCTATAAAACGTGCTCAATTGCTAGGTGGGCATAAGAAATAA
- a CDS encoding YolD-like family protein, with translation MIRDRGNIKWNAMMLPEHVKLLREWKIQDDYIKKPELDEWALQEMSDRLQTAYLQKAEVDLNIWEEKQIYKVSGVIANLNTKNAKLYLEDGRSYPFQSIFGVSITTLE, from the coding sequence ATGATTCGAGATCGTGGAAACATTAAATGGAATGCCATGATGCTTCCAGAGCACGTAAAGCTATTACGCGAATGGAAAATACAAGATGATTACATTAAAAAACCGGAACTTGACGAATGGGCACTACAGGAAATGAGTGATCGACTTCAAACTGCATATCTTCAAAAAGCCGAAGTCGACCTTAATATTTGGGAAGAAAAACAAATTTATAAAGTAAGTGGGGTCATAGCAAACCTTAACACGAAAAACGCTAAACTTTATTTAGAAGATGGGCGGTCTTATCCATTTCAGTCTATCTTTGGCGTATCCATTACAACATTAGAGTAA
- a CDS encoding L-threonine 3-dehydrogenase, with the protein MKKILITGALGQIGSELVGKLRELYGEDNVLSTDIREPMEPSGLFEVLDVTDVKGMYDLAKKFGADTLIHMAALLSATAEKNPLFAWNLNMNGLVNALEVSRELDLQFFTPSSIGAFGPTTPKDNTPQDTLQRPTTMYGVNKVAGELLCDYYFTRFNVDTRGVRFPGLISYVTPPGGGTTDYAVEIYYKAIEEGYYTSYIAEGTYMDMMYMPDALQAIVDLMEADGTKLKHRNAFNISAMSFEPSQIAAEIKKHIPAFKMDYEVDPIRQAIADSWPNWIDSSAAEEEWGFKVEYNLEKMTADMLDKLREKLRKA; encoded by the coding sequence ATGAAAAAAATACTCATTACTGGGGCGCTTGGACAAATTGGTTCCGAATTAGTTGGGAAGTTACGTGAATTATACGGAGAAGACAATGTTTTATCGACCGATATAAGGGAACCAATGGAACCAAGTGGCCTATTTGAAGTGCTTGATGTAACGGACGTTAAAGGAATGTATGACCTTGCGAAAAAGTTTGGTGCAGATACGCTCATTCATATGGCGGCGCTTTTATCTGCCACTGCAGAAAAAAATCCATTATTTGCTTGGAATTTAAATATGAACGGTTTGGTAAATGCATTAGAAGTGTCACGTGAGTTAGATTTACAATTTTTCACCCCAAGTTCAATCGGTGCGTTCGGGCCTACTACACCAAAGGACAATACCCCTCAGGATACATTACAACGACCAACCACAATGTATGGAGTCAATAAAGTAGCTGGCGAGCTATTGTGCGATTACTACTTCACTCGATTTAACGTTGATACACGTGGTGTCCGTTTCCCAGGCTTAATTTCATATGTAACCCCACCTGGAGGAGGAACGACGGACTACGCAGTGGAAATCTATTATAAAGCAATAGAGGAAGGGTATTATACTTCCTATATCGCAGAAGGTACGTATATGGATATGATGTATATGCCCGACGCACTGCAAGCAATCGTGGATTTAATGGAAGCGGACGGTACAAAATTAAAGCATCGTAATGCATTTAACATTTCTGCCATGAGCTTTGAACCTTCTCAAATTGCAGCTGAAATCAAAAAGCATATCCCTGCGTTTAAAATGGATTATGAGGTAGATCCTATAAGGCAAGCAATTGCTGATAGTTGGCCAAATTGGATTGATTCATCTGCAGCAGAAGAAGAATGGGGTTTCAAGGTAGAGTACAATTTAGAAAAGATGACAGCGGATATGTTGGATAAATTAAGAGAGAAATTAAGAAAAGCATAA
- a CDS encoding IS256 family transposase: MTQLHLNLDMDLLKDSVLNSDLNTVVKSALVLVLNEFMEKERDEYLQAAAYERSNERIDYRNGYYEREIVMSVGKLTLKVPRTRNGEFSTSVFEKYARHDQALILSMIEMVVNGVSTRKVTQIVEQLCGETVSKSLVSSLTQKLDPIINTWANRPLNTVYYPYIFLDAMYIKVREHHQVVSKAVYIATAITEENKREILGLSVDHVESYESWSRFLQHLKSRGIQSPKLVISDAHQGLRKAIQREFIGTVWQRCNVHFKRNIIEKLPKKDSGDFRLMIKRIFDAVTLEDMRNFKDELMVKYAEDRKFEKALQVLDEGFEDTIQYMSFPKEIRVNIRSTNSLERLNQEVRRRENVIRIFPNTQSAFRLVGAVLMHYQDNDYSKRKGLSK; the protein is encoded by the coding sequence ATGACTCAATTACATCTTAACCTAGATATGGACTTATTAAAAGATTCGGTTTTAAATTCTGACCTGAACACAGTTGTTAAATCTGCTTTAGTACTAGTTTTAAATGAGTTTATGGAAAAGGAAAGAGACGAGTATTTACAGGCAGCGGCTTATGAACGATCCAACGAAAGAATCGACTATCGTAACGGCTACTACGAACGTGAGATTGTCATGAGTGTTGGAAAGTTAACATTAAAAGTCCCTAGAACTCGTAACGGTGAATTTTCTACTAGTGTATTTGAAAAATATGCTCGACACGATCAAGCATTAATCTTATCAATGATAGAAATGGTTGTGAATGGTGTCTCTACGAGAAAAGTCACGCAAATTGTGGAACAACTTTGTGGAGAAACGGTATCGAAATCACTAGTATCTTCTTTGACTCAAAAATTAGATCCGATTATTAACACCTGGGCTAACAGACCTTTAAATACTGTTTACTATCCTTATATTTTTCTAGATGCTATGTATATTAAAGTGCGTGAACATCACCAAGTTGTATCCAAGGCTGTCTATATTGCTACAGCTATTACAGAAGAGAATAAACGTGAAATTCTTGGTTTAAGTGTGGACCATGTGGAAAGTTATGAGAGCTGGAGTCGATTTCTCCAACACTTAAAATCCCGAGGAATTCAATCACCGAAGTTAGTTATATCTGATGCTCACCAAGGCTTACGAAAAGCTATTCAGCGTGAATTTATTGGAACTGTATGGCAAAGATGTAACGTTCATTTTAAACGTAATATTATTGAAAAGCTGCCGAAAAAGGATTCAGGAGATTTTCGTCTCATGATAAAACGTATTTTTGATGCAGTTACTCTTGAAGATATGCGTAATTTCAAAGACGAATTAATGGTTAAGTATGCAGAAGATCGGAAATTTGAAAAAGCACTTCAAGTTTTGGATGAAGGTTTCGAAGATACCATTCAATATATGAGTTTTCCGAAAGAAATACGTGTCAATATTAGAAGCACCAATTCTCTAGAACGTTTGAATCAAGAAGTGCGTAGAAGAGAGAACGTAATCCGTATCTTTCCTAACACCCAATCTGCCTTTAGATTAGTTGGTGCCGTATTAATGCATTATCAAGATAACGATTATTCGAAAAGAAAAGGACTTTCTAAATAG
- the trpA gene encoding tryptophan synthase subunit alpha: MSQLKEAILNTTANGDKAFVPYIMAGDGGLNKIQPTILKLQALGVTAIEVGIPFTDPVADGPTIERAGERALANGTTLRRVIEILTSFADQITIPLVAMTYLNPILAYGVEEFARDAKAAGIRGVIIPDMPLEESGIVHPALKEEGIALVQLVSLTSSPERIKRLTKASEGFIYAVTVNGITGARQSFANELGEHFEKLQSYSDIPVLAGFGISTPEHVKNFGAICDGVIVGSKIVDSLANDDWATIENLVNAAKAVTVK; encoded by the coding sequence ATGAGTCAATTAAAAGAGGCTATTTTGAATACAACTGCCAACGGAGATAAAGCATTCGTTCCTTATATAATGGCTGGTGACGGTGGTCTAAATAAAATTCAACCTACTATCCTAAAATTACAGGCGCTAGGCGTTACTGCAATTGAAGTCGGGATTCCTTTTACGGATCCCGTTGCAGATGGTCCTACAATTGAACGTGCTGGTGAGCGTGCATTAGCTAATGGCACAACATTACGTAGAGTTATCGAAATTCTTACTAGTTTCGCAGATCAAATTACCATTCCATTAGTAGCTATGACTTATTTAAATCCAATTTTAGCTTATGGAGTAGAGGAATTTGCACGTGATGCAAAAGCAGCAGGCATTCGTGGTGTCATCATTCCAGATATGCCTTTAGAAGAAAGTGGTATCGTTCATCCTGCATTAAAAGAAGAAGGTATTGCCCTAGTGCAGCTTGTATCACTAACAAGTTCACCTGAACGTATTAAACGTTTAACAAAGGCAAGTGAAGGCTTTATTTATGCTGTCACTGTCAATGGAATTACAGGAGCTCGTCAAAGCTTTGCGAATGAATTAGGTGAACATTTTGAAAAACTACAATCTTATAGCGACATTCCTGTTTTGGCTGGGTTTGGGATTTCTACACCCGAACATGTGAAAAACTTCGGTGCAATCTGTGATGGCGTCATTGTCGGCAGTAAAATTGTTGATAGCCTAGCAAACGATGATTGGGCTACGATTGAGAATCTTGTGAATGCTGCGAAGGCAGTTACTGTGAAGTAA
- the trpB gene encoding tryptophan synthase subunit beta: MTATEVKGRFGRFGGQFVPETLMTALQELEEAYDKYKDDEDFQNELNYYLKNYVGRETPLYFAERLTAHCGGAKIYLKREDLNHTGAHKINNALGQALLAKRMGKKKIVAETGAGQHGVATATACALLGLECIVYMGAEDVKRQALNVFRMELLGTKVVGVEKGSATLKDAVNEALRHWVTNIEDTHYILGSAMGPHPFPTIVRDFQRVIGDETRKQIVELENRLPNAVVACIGGGSNSIGMFYPFVEDQDVALYGVEAAGHGIETGKHAAAIQGGQTGVLHGAFMYLMQDENGFVQEAHSISAGLDYPGVGPEHCHLHESGRATYVNATDSEALEGVQLLCRTEGILPALESAHAIAYASKLAKTMSPDELLVICLSGRGDKDVHTISSALGGNLA, from the coding sequence ATGACAGCAACAGAGGTAAAAGGTCGTTTCGGCCGCTTCGGAGGACAATTCGTTCCTGAAACATTAATGACAGCATTACAAGAGCTTGAAGAAGCTTATGATAAGTATAAAGATGATGAAGATTTTCAAAATGAACTAAACTATTACTTAAAAAATTATGTTGGTCGAGAAACTCCACTGTATTTTGCAGAACGACTTACTGCCCATTGCGGTGGTGCAAAGATCTACTTAAAACGCGAAGATTTAAACCATACGGGTGCCCATAAAATTAACAATGCATTAGGTCAGGCACTTCTTGCTAAACGGATGGGTAAGAAAAAAATCGTTGCGGAAACTGGTGCTGGTCAACACGGTGTTGCAACTGCAACGGCATGTGCCCTTCTTGGTTTAGAATGTATCGTTTATATGGGCGCAGAAGATGTTAAACGGCAAGCATTGAACGTATTCAGGATGGAGCTTCTTGGTACTAAAGTAGTTGGGGTTGAAAAAGGATCTGCAACATTAAAAGATGCAGTGAATGAAGCATTACGACATTGGGTAACAAATATTGAGGATACTCACTATATTTTAGGCTCAGCTATGGGGCCTCACCCATTCCCTACTATCGTTCGTGACTTCCAACGTGTTATTGGAGATGAAACTCGCAAACAAATAGTAGAATTAGAAAATCGCCTTCCAAATGCGGTTGTTGCTTGTATTGGCGGTGGTAGTAACTCAATTGGTATGTTCTATCCATTCGTAGAAGATCAAGATGTAGCGTTATATGGCGTAGAGGCTGCAGGTCATGGGATTGAGACTGGCAAACATGCTGCTGCCATTCAAGGTGGTCAAACAGGCGTATTACACGGTGCATTTATGTATCTGATGCAAGATGAAAACGGCTTTGTTCAAGAGGCACACTCTATATCAGCAGGTTTAGATTACCCTGGCGTTGGACCAGAACATTGCCATTTACATGAATCCGGTCGTGCCACTTACGTCAATGCCACAGATTCTGAAGCACTAGAAGGTGTGCAATTACTTTGCCGCACAGAAGGCATCTTGCCTGCTTTAGAAAGTGCACATGCGATTGCCTATGCTTCAAAACTAGCTAAAACAATGTCTCCTGATGAGCTTCTTGTCATCTGTCTTTCAGGACGTGGAGATAAAGATGTTCATACCATTTCTTCTGCACTTGGAGGTAACCTAGCATGA
- a CDS encoding phosphoribosylanthranilate isomerase: protein MAKVKICGLKEVEHVQAAVHAGANFIGFMFAPSKRQITVEHAAELAKFVPSHVKKVGVFVNPTEEQVHETVKMVGLDFVQYHGNESADFIEKLGYPSIKAFSIHGYEDVEKASKYHVDYYLFDAPGTDFAGGSGKVFDWSLLDQLSISKERVILAGGLNSGNVQHAINQVSPFGVDVSSGVERDGVKDSNLIKEFIKTATQSLKECI from the coding sequence ATGGCTAAAGTCAAAATTTGCGGATTAAAGGAAGTAGAACATGTCCAAGCAGCAGTACATGCAGGTGCAAATTTTATAGGCTTTATGTTTGCCCCAAGTAAACGACAAATTACAGTTGAACATGCAGCTGAGCTAGCAAAGTTTGTTCCATCACATGTTAAAAAAGTAGGTGTCTTCGTTAATCCAACTGAGGAGCAAGTACATGAAACTGTTAAAATGGTGGGTCTTGATTTTGTTCAATACCATGGAAATGAAAGCGCCGATTTCATTGAGAAGCTAGGCTACCCTTCCATTAAGGCATTTTCCATTCACGGATACGAAGATGTAGAAAAAGCTAGCAAATATCATGTAGATTACTATTTATTTGATGCTCCAGGAACTGATTTTGCTGGTGGTAGTGGTAAAGTATTTGATTGGTCCTTACTTGACCAATTATCCATTTCAAAGGAACGAGTTATTTTAGCAGGTGGTCTGAATAGTGGAAATGTTCAACATGCAATTAATCAAGTAAGTCCATTTGGTGTAGATGTGTCAAGCGGTGTTGAACGGGATGGCGTTAAAGATTCAAATTTAATAAAGGAATTTATAAAAACAGCAACTCAAAGCTTGAAGGAGTGTATATAA
- the trpC gene encoding indole-3-glycerol phosphate synthase TrpC, producing MTILQSIINYKETLIPKLLETKPQFNVQQKKRPSLYEVLRKSETLQVIAEMKRASPSKGLINEGADPILQAKKYELAGAACISVLTEDKFFKGSHQDLADIANNVDIPLLNKDFIIHEVQIDYAKAAGASVILLIVAALSDEQLKTFYDYATTLELDVLVEVHNEEELDRALRINPKIIGVNNRDLKSFNVDLAQTEKLAEKINSIPGLAFISESGIWNREDAMRVVDAGARAVLVGESLMRSGNVEEALQSLQISLSDHRRAVK from the coding sequence TTGACCATTTTACAATCTATCATTAATTACAAAGAAACATTAATTCCAAAACTTTTAGAAACTAAACCGCAATTTAATGTGCAACAAAAGAAACGACCATCTTTATATGAAGTTTTACGGAAATCAGAAACGCTCCAAGTAATTGCGGAAATGAAACGTGCTTCGCCTTCAAAAGGCTTGATTAATGAAGGTGCTGATCCTATCCTACAAGCAAAAAAATATGAATTAGCTGGTGCGGCATGTATATCTGTTCTTACTGAAGACAAATTTTTCAAAGGTTCCCACCAGGATTTAGCTGATATCGCAAACAATGTAGATATTCCGCTTTTAAATAAAGATTTCATCATTCATGAAGTACAAATCGATTATGCAAAAGCTGCTGGAGCATCGGTTATTTTGTTAATTGTTGCTGCACTTTCTGATGAACAATTAAAGACATTTTATGATTACGCAACAACCCTTGAGCTTGATGTGTTAGTCGAAGTACACAACGAGGAAGAACTAGACCGTGCCCTTCGCATAAATCCAAAAATTATCGGCGTAAATAACCGTGACTTAAAATCATTTAACGTGGATTTAGCTCAAACAGAAAAGTTAGCTGAAAAAATTAACTCCATCCCTGGTCTAGCTTTTATTAGTGAAAGTGGTATTTGGAACCGTGAAGATGCTATGAGAGTTGTAGATGCTGGTGCTCGTGCTGTATTAGTTGGTGAATCTTTAATGAGAAGCGGAAATGTTGAAGAAGCGCTTCAGTCTTTACAAATTTCTCTTTCTGATCATAGAAGGGCTGTGAAATAA